A region of Saprospiraceae bacterium DNA encodes the following proteins:
- a CDS encoding outer membrane beta-barrel protein, protein MDISLDAATTLKAGLRFEQTDSELETDKEGKVVDRNYGKNISHHILNRKINKNVNMNWSYSKRITRPTFNDLAPFVILLDLTTFWQAMLHCSRRSVIILNMILLMLHIFSPFNTLTNPLR, encoded by the coding sequence ATGGATATTTCATTAGATGCCGCTACCACCTTAAAAGCAGGACTGCGATTTGAACAGACTGATTCGGAGTTGGAGACAGACAAAGAGGGGAAAGTGGTCGATCGCAATTACGGAAAAAATATTTCCCACCATATTTTGAATAGAAAAATCAATAAAAATGTCAATATGAATTGGTCCTATTCAAAGCGCATTACTAGGCCGACATTCAATGACCTGGCGCCTTTCGTGATATTGCTGGACCTAACTACTTTTTGGCAGGCAATGCTGCACTGCAGCCGGCGATCAGTAATAATTTTAAATATGATATTACTTATGCTTCATATTTTCTCTCCCTTCAATACACTCACCAATCCTCTCCGATAG
- a CDS encoding outer membrane beta-barrel protein, whose protein sequence is MAGNAALQPAISNNFKYDITYASYFLSLQYTHQSSPIASFQERIDKATGRLIFEASNLDYTKTYSATVGMPIQIAPFWKTQNNFSLVYQTVRATRDAKPLQISLGNYSLNSIHAFKLSSSFNAELSGFYNSPGFLA, encoded by the coding sequence TTGGCAGGCAATGCTGCACTGCAGCCGGCGATCAGTAATAATTTTAAATATGATATTACTTATGCTTCATATTTTCTCTCCCTTCAATACACTCACCAATCCTCTCCGATAGCAAGCTTTCAAGAGCGCATTGATAAGGCTACCGGGAGATTGATCTTTGAAGCCTCCAACCTGGACTATACCAAGACCTATTCGGCCACTGTAGGAATGCCTATTCAAATAGCACCCTTCTGGAAAACTCAAAACAACTTCAGCCTGGTATATCAAACTGTCCGTGCCACACGAGATGCAAAGCCGCTCCAAATATCTCTGGGTAATTATTCATTAAACTCTATACATGCTTTTAAGTTATCCAGTTCATTCAATGCTGAACTTTCCGGATTTTATAATAGTCCCGGATTTTTGGCATAG